One Deltaproteobacteria bacterium genomic region harbors:
- a CDS encoding MBL fold metallo-hydrolase, translating to MKQLKDDTYLLESGKFVNIYAIVQGKNVLIIDTGTPGKADNMLKELAGIGIKPSDVKAVIITHAHPDHTGSCAALIDKTRAKLYVHKDDLDVLVGKSGPPRPRYLLEKLSAFMIKHVWKYKPPLDAIPVDEDSSISGFDGLKIIHTPGHTPGSISVLYERTGTLFCGDAINKRSDKLTGPIKYFTVDADQAWHSVGKIAALNFNSLCPGHGNWLYQDAQQKVHDLLTNNKPDQP from the coding sequence ATGAAGCAACTGAAGGATGATACATATCTGTTAGAGTCAGGTAAGTTTGTGAATATTTATGCAATAGTACAGGGCAAGAACGTTTTGATTATTGACACAGGAACGCCTGGCAAGGCAGACAATATGCTCAAAGAGCTTGCGGGAATAGGTATCAAACCTTCCGACGTTAAAGCCGTAATAATAACCCATGCCCATCCAGATCATACAGGTTCATGCGCCGCACTCATAGATAAGACACGCGCAAAACTCTATGTACATAAGGACGACCTTGATGTTCTCGTGGGTAAATCCGGGCCTCCCAGACCGCGATATCTCTTAGAAAAGCTTTCTGCATTTATGATCAAGCATGTATGGAAATATAAACCGCCGCTTGATGCAATACCTGTGGATGAGGATTCCAGCATAAGTGGTTTTGATGGACTTAAAATTATACATACACCCGGGCATACACCCGGCTCCATATCTGTTCTTTATGAAAGGACCGGTACACTCTTCTGCGGTGATGCAATAAACAAAAGGTCAGACAAACTTACCGGCCCGATTAAATACTTTACCGTCGATGCAGATCAGGCATGGCATTCTGTAGGGAAAATCGCTGCTTTGAACTTTAATAGCCTATGTCCCGGACATGGCAATTGGCTCTATCAAGATGCACAGCAAAAGGTCCATGACCTGCTTACAAATAATAAACCCGATCAACCCTAA
- a CDS encoding 2-hydroxyacid dehydrogenase encodes MNNVIVTFSTDDETRKLIREFIPEVVFINGLSGYERLDAIKNASILFAWNINRELSHDEIKLLSGIKFIQLLSAGADHLPFESLPVDAVIASNAGAYAAAMAEHVLGMILALSKNLLQGHKKLKNLEFDHSVMSGYIRGSVCGILGFGGIGKAVAELMIPFEAKIYAINTSGKTDERVDFIATLNDIDTVLRESDILVIALPLTKYTRGVIGERELGLMKHNAILVNVARGDIINEKALYDHLKDNPDFKAGIDAWWIEPFRSGEFRMTYPFLDLPNVIGSPHNSALVKATLVEAVRYAAKNVSAFINGKSIKGLIRRSDYV; translated from the coding sequence ATGAATAATGTGATTGTAACATTTTCAACGGATGATGAGACGAGGAAACTTATCAGGGAGTTTATTCCTGAAGTCGTTTTTATAAACGGGCTTTCTGGCTATGAGCGTCTTGATGCCATTAAAAATGCATCCATTCTGTTCGCATGGAATATCAATCGTGAACTCTCTCATGATGAGATAAAGCTTCTCTCAGGTATCAAGTTCATCCAGCTTTTATCGGCTGGTGCTGATCACCTGCCTTTTGAGTCTCTCCCTGTGGATGCAGTAATCGCGAGTAACGCTGGTGCGTACGCAGCGGCAATGGCAGAACACGTGCTGGGTATGATACTCGCACTCTCAAAGAACCTTCTACAGGGTCATAAGAAACTTAAAAATCTCGAATTTGATCACTCGGTAATGAGCGGCTATATCAGGGGTAGTGTATGCGGAATTCTTGGATTCGGCGGTATAGGGAAGGCAGTGGCAGAGCTTATGATCCCGTTTGAAGCGAAGATATACGCAATAAATACATCAGGGAAAACAGATGAAAGGGTAGACTTTATAGCTACATTAAATGACATTGACACCGTACTTAGAGAATCCGACATCCTTGTTATTGCGCTGCCACTCACAAAATACACAAGAGGTGTAATAGGCGAAAGAGAACTCGGGCTAATGAAACATAACGCAATTCTCGTCAACGTTGCCAGAGGCGACATCATAAATGAGAAGGCCCTGTATGATCACCTTAAAGATAACCCGGATTTTAAAGCAGGCATTGATGCATGGTGGATCGAACCTTTCAGGTCTGGAGAGTTTAGGATGACCTACCCGTTCCTTGACCTTCCGAATGTAATAGGGTCACCCCACAATTCCGCACTTGTAAAAGCGACCCTCGTAGAGGCTGTACGATATGCTGCAAAAAATGTTTCCGCTTTTATCAATGGAAAATCCATAAAAGGACTCATAAGAAGGTCTGACTACGTATAG
- a CDS encoding rubredoxin, with the protein MKKYRCTVCGYVYDPALGDHEGGIPPGTDFNDLPDTWVCPLCGAMKDEFGIEE; encoded by the coding sequence ATGAAAAAATATAGATGCACAGTATGCGGATATGTATATGACCCTGCTTTAGGTGATCACGAAGGTGGTATACCGCCAGGAACAGACTTTAATGACTTGCCCGATACATGGGTATGTCCGCTGTGCGGTGCAATGAAAGATGAGTTCGGGATAGAGGAATAA
- a CDS encoding FprA family A-type flavoprotein, protein MGLKKIKDNVFLAGAVDWDRRLFDSLIPIPDGTSYNAYLIYGKNKTALLDTVDPSMTDMLMQNLKDVKNIDFIISHHAEQDHSGSIPAVLNRYGNAQVITSSKGKPMLIDHLHIPEDRIATVEDGAKLDLGGKTLEFIYTPWVHWPETMVSYLHEDKILFTCDLFGSHLALSELYCKEEWKVCEAAKRYYAEVMMPFRANINKHLERLAKYSTEIIAPSHGPLYNNIDCIVKSHTKWVADTVSNEVIIPYVSMHGSTQLLVDYLTDALTGKGIKVERFDLTVTDLGKLAISLVDAATMVMGSPTVLSGAHPIVMSAAFLANALRPKLKFASIIGSYGWGGRMIEDIQKTIPNLKIQMLENVLIKGKPDAQAYSAVERLANEIAAKHHEINIL, encoded by the coding sequence ATGGGGTTAAAGAAAATTAAAGATAATGTGTTCTTGGCTGGGGCAGTGGACTGGGACAGAAGGTTGTTTGACTCGCTTATCCCGATCCCGGACGGTACAAGCTATAATGCTTACCTGATATACGGAAAAAACAAAACAGCTCTGCTGGATACTGTGGATCCGTCGATGACGGATATGCTTATGCAAAATCTTAAGGATGTAAAAAACATAGATTTTATCATATCACATCATGCGGAACAGGATCATTCGGGTTCAATACCGGCTGTACTCAACAGATACGGTAATGCGCAGGTTATTACATCATCAAAGGGCAAGCCCATGCTGATAGATCACCTTCATATTCCCGAAGATCGTATTGCCACGGTAGAAGACGGTGCCAAACTTGATCTCGGAGGCAAGACGCTGGAATTCATATACACGCCGTGGGTGCACTGGCCCGAGACAATGGTCAGCTATCTTCATGAAGATAAAATACTTTTTACATGTGACCTCTTCGGCTCACATCTTGCTTTGTCGGAGCTGTACTGTAAAGAAGAATGGAAGGTGTGTGAAGCAGCAAAAAGGTACTATGCAGAGGTGATGATGCCGTTCAGGGCAAACATAAATAAACATCTTGAGCGGCTTGCAAAATATAGTACAGAGATCATCGCCCCAAGCCATGGTCCTCTGTATAACAATATTGACTGCATTGTAAAATCACACACGAAGTGGGTTGCCGATACTGTGAGCAATGAGGTTATTATACCCTACGTATCAATGCACGGTAGTACCCAGCTGCTTGTAGATTATTTAACGGATGCGTTGACAGGCAAGGGTATTAAAGTAGAAAGGTTTGATCTGACCGTAACCGACCTCGGGAAACTTGCCATATCTCTGGTTGACGCTGCAACCATGGTGATGGGATCGCCAACAGTGCTTTCAGGTGCGCATCCTATTGTTATGTCCGCAGCATTCCTTGCAAATGCGCTTAGACCAAAATTAAAGTTCGCATCCATAATCGGCTCTTACGGGTGGGGTGGCAGGATGATAGAGGATATACAAAAAACAATACCTAACCTGAAGATTCAGATGTTGGAGAATGTACTTATAAAGGGCAAGCCGGATGCCCAGGCATACAGTGCCGTTGAGAGACTGGCAAACGAGATAGCTGCAAAACACCATGAGATTAATATACTGTGA